One Simonsiella muelleri ATCC 29453 DNA window includes the following coding sequences:
- a CDS encoding 3'-5' exonuclease, which produces MATCIPSINQLESYLDNAAERRVAKFLDKHLGDECIVWCNIPMNKKHRYADFLVLIPQMGLLCLEVKDWHLKTIGALNKNKCTLNVDEQIIQKVSPLIQARTYINNVVRELEKDAVLQQKEGEYAGNLVVPYAYGTIFTHFSRGQLRQKLQQENAEISDWDNIFPYELVMYQDDLAYGMPSQEVKNRLARMFINSFPCHLNREQIDRIRWHLFPEIRISTPVQQDLFAEKNEQPENHQNDKTTDIPSVKPITQIPEIVKVMDMQQELIARMMGDGHRVIHGVAGSGKTLILGLRAQILAERTNKPILILCYNITLAAKLRVLMQERGLSECVKVHHFHGWCGHLVKQFGIQYNAEEQQLEGFEKPVYAVLRAVANGSIPKEQYGAILIDEGHDFEADWLRLIVQMLDKSENHLLLLYDDAQSIYPHQAGQKGIKFSLSSVGIEARGRTVKLANNYRNTKQIIGFAHIFAQQNLAERESDEDNIPTVEPCAVGADGYSPFIKMCQNWQDELAYLERCLKKWQQENISLNEIAIICANKYQCKDVCNILNRLGLAHWALQESSVRKQYNPRHDKIAVLAIPSSKGLEFSRVLLMGTETLIAHHDDPTRLIYVAMTRAQSHLIMTLSGNNAVVEHIQNSFNAWKAVQAA; this is translated from the coding sequence ATGGCAACGTGTATTCCCAGTATTAATCAGCTAGAAAGTTATTTAGATAATGCTGCTGAACGCCGTGTTGCGAAGTTTTTAGATAAACATTTGGGAGATGAATGTATCGTTTGGTGCAATATCCCGATGAATAAAAAACATCGTTATGCTGATTTTTTGGTTTTGATACCTCAAATGGGTTTATTGTGTTTAGAAGTGAAAGACTGGCATTTAAAAACCATTGGGGCATTAAATAAAAATAAATGCACACTTAATGTTGATGAGCAGATTATCCAAAAAGTGTCGCCTCTGATTCAGGCGCGAACATATATTAATAATGTGGTTCGTGAATTGGAAAAAGACGCTGTCTTGCAGCAAAAAGAAGGGGAATACGCTGGTAATCTTGTTGTGCCTTATGCTTATGGTACGATTTTCACGCATTTTTCGCGTGGACAATTGCGACAAAAATTGCAGCAAGAAAACGCAGAAATAAGCGATTGGGATAATATTTTCCCGTATGAATTGGTGATGTATCAAGATGATTTAGCTTATGGTATGCCTTCACAGGAAGTGAAAAATCGCTTAGCGAGAATGTTTATTAATTCATTTCCTTGTCATTTAAATCGTGAGCAAATTGACCGCATTCGTTGGCATTTGTTCCCTGAAATTCGGATTAGTACGCCTGTACAACAAGATTTGTTTGCCGAGAAAAATGAGCAGCCTGAAAATCATCAAAATGATAAAACAACCGATATTCCTAGTGTCAAACCCATTACTCAAATTCCAGAGATTGTTAAAGTAATGGATATGCAGCAGGAATTAATTGCGCGCATGATGGGCGACGGGCATCGTGTGATTCATGGTGTGGCAGGCTCTGGCAAGACGTTAATTTTAGGTTTGCGGGCACAGATTTTGGCAGAACGGACCAATAAGCCTATTTTGATTTTGTGTTACAACATTACACTGGCAGCTAAATTGCGTGTACTGATGCAAGAACGAGGTTTATCTGAATGTGTAAAGGTTCATCATTTTCATGGCTGGTGTGGGCATTTGGTTAAACAATTTGGTATTCAATACAATGCTGAAGAACAGCAATTGGAAGGCTTTGAAAAGCCTGTTTATGCTGTGTTACGCGCGGTGGCAAATGGCAGTATTCCTAAAGAACAATATGGCGCAATTTTGATTGATGAAGGTCATGATTTTGAAGCAGATTGGCTGCGTTTAATCGTTCAAATGCTGGATAAATCAGAAAATCATTTGTTGTTGCTTTATGATGATGCGCAGTCTATTTATCCGCATCAAGCTGGGCAAAAAGGGATCAAATTTAGTTTGTCTAGTGTAGGAATTGAAGCGCGGGGACGGACAGTAAAATTAGCCAATAATTATCGTAATACAAAACAAATCATTGGTTTTGCGCATATTTTTGCACAGCAAAATCTGGCAGAGCGCGAAAGTGATGAAGACAATATACCAACGGTTGAACCCTGTGCAGTAGGGGCAGATGGCTATTCACCGTTTATTAAAATGTGCCAAAACTGGCAAGATGAATTGGCTTATTTGGAACGCTGCCTGAAAAAATGGCAGCAAGAAAATATTTCACTTAACGAAATTGCGATTATTTGTGCCAATAAATATCAGTGTAAAGATGTATGTAATATTTTGAATCGTTTGGGTTTAGCGCATTGGGCGTTGCAGGAATCCAGTGTTCGTAAGCAGTATAATCCTCGTCATGATAAAATTGCAGTGCTTGCAATTCCCAGTAGCAAGGGGTTGGAGTTTTCGCGTGTATTGTTGATGGGAACGGAAACTTTGATTGCTCATCATGATGACCCAACGCGGTTGATTTATGTAGCGATGACGCGTGCTCAATCGCATTTGATTATGACGCTATCTGGTAATAATGCAGTTGTGGAACACATACAAAATAGTTTTAATGCGTGGAAAGCTGTTCAGGCTGCCTGA
- a CDS encoding histidine phosphatase family protein, with protein sequence MKTIYLIRHAQSVVNAGDDTEVVTYANADIPITELGQQQAEQLAIWLMEHVENVKEIFVSPYLRTQQTAAPYVQKMQLLPTVLDDLHEFNYLSFSKIKGKTFQELRNQAQCYWATNDTNFRDGEDCDSFASFFNRINHIREYFLEKTDGVYVVYGHGFWIGVLLWQLLGRYSDELDMQKFREFELLIRPKNTDVFVWQIDAHIESIAKIRK encoded by the coding sequence ATGAAGACAATCTATCTTATTCGACACGCCCAAAGTGTGGTTAATGCAGGGGATGATACCGAGGTCGTAACTTATGCCAATGCCGATATTCCGATTACTGAATTGGGGCAACAACAGGCAGAACAATTGGCAATTTGGTTAATGGAACATGTTGAAAATGTAAAAGAAATTTTTGTTTCACCCTATTTGCGGACACAGCAAACTGCTGCGCCTTATGTGCAAAAGATGCAGTTATTGCCCACAGTTTTAGATGATTTGCATGAGTTTAATTATTTATCTTTTTCCAAGATTAAGGGTAAAACATTTCAGGAATTAAGAAATCAAGCTCAATGTTATTGGGCAACTAATGATACAAATTTTAGAGATGGTGAAGATTGTGATAGTTTTGCTTCATTTTTCAATAGAATCAATCATATTCGTGAATATTTTCTAGAAAAAACTGATGGAGTATATGTAGTATATGGGCATGGTTTTTGGATAGGTGTGTTGTTATGGCAACTATTGGGGCGATATTCGGATGAATTGGATATGCAAAAATTTCGTGAATTTGAATTATTGATTCGTCCCAAAAATACTGATGTATTTGTATGGCAAATAGATGCGCATATAGAAAGTATTGCTAAGATTAGGAAATAA
- the gatB gene encoding Asp-tRNA(Asn)/Glu-tRNA(Gln) amidotransferase subunit GatB — translation MTWETVIGLEIHVQLNTKSKIFSGASTAFGAEPNAHASVVECALPGVLPVMNREVVEKAIKLGLALNAKINQKNVFDRKNYFYPDLPKGYQISQLDLPIVEHGKLDIVVGDEVKTINVTRAHMEEDAGKSVHEGLNGATGIDLNRAGTPLLEVVSEPEMRSAAEAVAYAKALHGLVTWLDICDGNMAEGSFRVDANVSVRPKGQAEFGTRREIKNLNSFRFLEQAINYEVDAQIEILEDGGKVQQATMLFDPEKGETRVMRLKEDAHDYRYFPDPDLLPVIISDEQLNKARSQMPELPKEMAARFVNEFGVSEYDARLLTGSRFQAAFFEEAAKSSNQGKLVANWMNGELAATLNKDGLELAQSPITAPRLAALVDKIADGTLSSKLAKKAFEAMWAEPNSTIEQIIEKHGLVQITDTGAIEAMVDEVLANNAKAVEQYKSGNEKALNAIVGQVMKASKGKANPTAVQDLVKAKLA, via the coding sequence ATGACTTGGGAAACCGTAATCGGACTAGAAATTCACGTCCAACTCAATACCAAATCCAAAATTTTTAGCGGTGCATCAACGGCGTTTGGTGCAGAACCAAACGCACACGCCAGCGTGGTGGAATGCGCTTTGCCGGGTGTGTTGCCTGTGATGAATCGTGAAGTGGTGGAAAAAGCGATTAAATTGGGTTTAGCACTGAATGCGAAAATCAATCAAAAAAATGTGTTTGACCGAAAAAACTATTTTTATCCAGATTTGCCCAAAGGTTATCAAATCAGTCAGTTAGATTTGCCTATTGTGGAACACGGAAAATTAGATATTGTTGTGGGCGATGAAGTCAAAACCATCAACGTAACCCGCGCTCACATGGAAGAAGACGCAGGCAAATCAGTACACGAGGGCTTGAACGGCGCAACAGGCATTGATTTAAACCGCGCTGGCACACCATTGCTGGAAGTGGTGTCCGAACCTGAAATGCGTTCGGCAGCAGAAGCGGTGGCGTATGCGAAAGCTTTGCACGGCTTGGTCACTTGGCTGGATATTTGCGATGGCAATATGGCGGAGGGTTCGTTCCGCGTGGACGCGAATGTTTCTGTTCGTCCGAAAGGTCAAGCAGAATTTGGTACGCGCCGCGAAATCAAAAACTTAAATTCTTTCCGTTTCTTGGAACAAGCCATTAATTATGAAGTAGACGCGCAGATTGAAATTTTGGAAGATGGTGGCAAAGTCCAACAAGCGACCATGTTGTTTGACCCTGAAAAAGGCGAAACGCGTGTGATGCGTTTGAAAGAAGATGCGCACGATTACCGCTATTTCCCTGACCCTGATTTGTTGCCTGTCATCATTTCTGACGAGCAATTAAATAAAGCACGTTCGCAAATGCCTGAATTACCAAAAGAAATGGCGGCACGTTTTGTCAATGAATTTGGTGTGAGTGAATACGATGCGCGTTTGCTGACGGGTTCGCGTTTTCAGGCTGCCTTTTTTGAAGAAGCCGCAAAATCCAGCAATCAAGGCAAATTAGTTGCCAACTGGATGAATGGCGAATTGGCAGCAACCTTAAACAAAGACGGCTTGGAATTGGCGCAAAGCCCAATTACTGCACCAAGATTAGCGGCGTTAGTTGACAAAATTGCGGACGGCACGTTGAGCAGCAAATTGGCGAAAAAAGCTTTTGAAGCGATGTGGGCAGAACCCAATAGCACAATTGAACAAATTATTGAGAAACATGGTTTGGTGCAAATTACCGACACAGGCGCGATTGAAGCGATGGTGGACGAAGTACTCGCCAACAATGCCAAAGCCGTTGAGCAATATAAATCGGGTAACGAAAAAGCCTTGAATGCGATTGTCGGTCAAGTGATGAAAGCGTCCAAAGGCAAAGCCAATCCAACTGCCGTACAGGATTTGGTTAAAGCGAAATTGGCGTAA
- the purH gene encoding bifunctional phosphoribosylaminoimidazolecarboxamide formyltransferase/IMP cyclohydrolase codes for MTQIKRALISLSDKSGAVAFARALHELGVEILSTGGTAKLLADADIPVIEVADYTGFPEMLDGRVKTLHPKIHGGILGRRDLDEHVAKMQEHNIGNIDLVCVNLYPFAATIAKPSCTLEDAIENIDIGGPTMVRSAAKNWKHVAIVTDNADFDAIIAELKQNSGSLNDKTRFNLSRKAFSHTAQYDGMISNYLTSVSDEKLEGEPVIGTFPEQVNQSWVKVQEMRYGENPHQQAAFYRDIYPAAGSLSAYKQLQGKELSYNNIADSDAAWETVKSFEQTACVIVKHANPCGVAVADNTLNAYQLAYATDTTSAFGGIIAFNREVDGATAKQMTDNQFMEVVIAPKFTAEALEILASKKNVRVLEIPLTVGANRFELKRVGGGLLVQTPDIHQLNRTDLKVVSKRQPTEQEWHDLMFVWNVAKFVKSNAIVFGKDGQTYGIGAGQMSRVDSTRIAARKAQDAGLDLNGACAASDAFFPFRDGVDVIAEQGIKAIIHPAGSMRDEEVFAAADEHGIAMVVTGIRHFRH; via the coding sequence ATGACTCAAATTAAACGAGCTTTAATCAGTTTGTCTGACAAATCGGGCGCGGTGGCGTTTGCTCGTGCTTTGCACGAATTGGGCGTGGAAATTTTGTCCACGGGGGGAACGGCCAAATTATTGGCAGATGCTGACATTCCTGTGATTGAAGTCGCTGATTATACAGGATTTCCTGAAATGTTAGATGGGCGTGTGAAAACCTTGCACCCCAAAATTCATGGCGGTATTTTAGGTCGCCGCGATTTGGACGAACACGTTGCGAAAATGCAAGAACACAACATCGGCAACATTGATTTAGTGTGCGTTAATTTGTATCCATTCGCAGCAACCATCGCTAAACCCAGTTGCACTTTGGAAGATGCCATTGAAAATATTGATATTGGTGGGCCAACTATGGTGCGTTCTGCGGCGAAAAACTGGAAACACGTTGCGATTGTTACCGATAATGCGGATTTTGATGCGATTATTGCGGAATTAAAACAAAATTCAGGCAGCCTGAATGACAAAACACGTTTCAATTTGTCGCGCAAAGCATTCAGCCATACTGCACAATATGACGGCATGATTTCCAATTATTTAACCAGCGTGTCAGATGAAAAATTAGAGGGCGAGCCTGTTATTGGTACGTTCCCAGAACAAGTGAACCAAAGTTGGGTTAAAGTTCAAGAAATGCGTTATGGTGAAAATCCACATCAACAAGCCGCTTTTTACCGTGATATTTACCCAGCTGCAGGCAGCTTGTCTGCATATAAACAATTACAAGGTAAGGAATTATCTTACAACAACATCGCGGATTCTGATGCAGCTTGGGAAACGGTGAAATCATTTGAACAAACCGCTTGCGTGATTGTGAAACACGCCAATCCTTGCGGTGTAGCAGTGGCAGACAATACTTTAAACGCATATCAATTGGCTTACGCAACCGACACCACCAGTGCGTTTGGGGGCATTATTGCGTTTAACCGCGAAGTGGACGGCGCAACCGCCAAACAAATGACCGACAATCAATTTATGGAAGTGGTTATTGCACCGAAATTTACTGCCGAAGCGTTAGAAATTTTGGCTAGTAAGAAAAATGTTCGTGTATTGGAAATTCCGTTGACAGTAGGCGCGAATCGCTTTGAATTGAAGCGTGTGGGTGGTGGTTTATTGGTACAAACACCTGATATTCATCAATTAAATCGTACGGATTTGAAAGTGGTTTCCAAACGCCAACCAACCGAACAAGAATGGCATGATTTGATGTTTGTTTGGAATGTGGCAAAATTTGTGAAATCCAATGCGATTGTGTTTGGTAAAGACGGTCAAACTTACGGTATCGGAGCGGGTCAAATGAGCCGTGTGGACAGCACCCGAATTGCCGCGCGTAAAGCCCAAGATGCGGGTTTGGATTTGAATGGCGCGTGCGCGGCTTCGGACGCATTTTTTCCATTCCGCGATGGCGTTGATGTGATTGCAGAACAAGGCATTAAAGCGATTATTCACCCCGCAGGTTCTATGCGTGATGAAGAAGTATTTGCGGCGGCTGATGAGCATGGGATTGCGATGGTGGTAACGGGGATTCGTCATTTCCGCCACTAA
- a CDS encoding surface-adhesin E family protein: MKIRLCLIMACLLLVGCQAQRAKIASLWSSEEVVEDVADAPYSDVSYGDDANMNNATYTTSTSTNTPNFSVILNDTNKLLTLTDVSGNREYLVLDSIAQERGVVTALIEFRYVKPQTLPANGMIYHYNQWREQIDCKNKVRILRTTTHYNAVGEVVDTRDYPLPKYKPAELAALSQPDDKVIQQVCERVGEKGLAVGDATLVTDTNKPVKEKPVKEKATKAEENRIKVDEKIDFINKGKTETAPIQAASDVVKPAEKATESTEKSNKKDKKADKKSSKKSEKSNDKPAEQSTPAESPALEEGEIPLTPI; the protein is encoded by the coding sequence ATGAAAATTCGTTTATGTTTGATTATGGCTTGTTTGCTGCTGGTGGGTTGCCAAGCGCAACGTGCGAAAATTGCATCGTTGTGGTCCTCTGAAGAAGTAGTGGAAGATGTCGCCGATGCACCCTACTCTGATGTATCTTATGGCGATGATGCCAATATGAATAATGCCACTTACACCACAAGTACAAGCACAAACACGCCCAATTTCAGCGTTATTTTGAATGACACAAATAAATTACTCACGCTCACAGACGTGTCAGGTAATCGCGAGTATTTGGTTTTGGACAGCATTGCGCAAGAACGTGGCGTGGTTACGGCATTAATTGAATTTCGTTATGTCAAACCGCAAACCCTGCCAGCCAATGGCATGATTTATCATTACAATCAATGGCGTGAACAAATTGATTGTAAAAACAAAGTCCGCATTCTCCGCACCACTACACATTACAATGCGGTCGGTGAAGTCGTGGATACGCGTGATTATCCATTACCAAAATACAAACCTGCAGAATTGGCAGCGTTGTCGCAACCCGATGATAAAGTCATCCAGCAAGTGTGTGAACGCGTAGGCGAAAAAGGTTTGGCAGTGGGTGATGCCACACTGGTTACCGACACCAACAAACCAGTCAAAGAAAAACCAGTTAAAGAAAAAGCCACTAAAGCCGAAGAAAACCGCATAAAAGTGGACGAAAAAATTGACTTCATCAATAAAGGTAAAACCGAAACCGCCCCCATTCAAGCAGCAAGTGACGTGGTTAAGCCTGCGGAAAAAGCAACCGAATCTACAGAAAAATCAAATAAAAAAGATAAAAAAGCAGATAAAAAATCCAGCAAAAAATCAGAAAAATCCAATGACAAACCAGCAGAACAATCCACACCAGCCGAATCGCCAGCATTGGAAGAAGGAGAAATTCCATTGACACCGATTTGA
- a CDS encoding surface-adhesin E family protein produces MMQKWYYLAGFAVMLAACSQEKDRFIQPTAASKPATASDITLASDVARAASVPVIGASAASAIGASSVAASAASAVAASTPSTPDAVSKSKKIPIGGSTEFGNTVYYFPASIKKEGKLLHVLTENRFDKTQTLPDSGKSFQYSLITEAVDCERRLTDPIAVTHYSSKNEKVESHTFPYPDYNTWTELELQALADEHPDSAFIAAVCQKK; encoded by the coding sequence ATGATGCAAAAATGGTATTACTTAGCTGGATTTGCTGTTATGCTCGCCGCATGTTCTCAAGAAAAAGACCGTTTTATTCAACCCACTGCCGCGTCTAAACCTGCCACAGCCAGTGACATCACATTGGCTTCAGACGTAGCTCGCGCTGCCAGTGTACCTGTGATTGGCGCAAGTGCCGCATCAGCAATCGGCGCATCATCGGTTGCCGCCAGTGCTGCATCTGCGGTAGCTGCCAGCACACCTAGTACGCCCGATGCGGTTAGCAAAAGCAAAAAAATCCCCATTGGTGGCAGCACGGAATTTGGTAACACGGTTTATTATTTCCCTGCCAGTATCAAAAAAGAAGGCAAATTGCTCCACGTTTTAACGGAAAATCGTTTTGACAAAACGCAAACATTGCCCGATTCAGGCAAATCTTTCCAATACAGCTTAATTACCGAAGCGGTAGATTGTGAACGCCGTTTAACCGACCCTATTGCGGTTACACACTATTCGTCCAAAAATGAAAAAGTAGAATCCCACACTTTTCCCTACCCCGATTACAACACATGGACAGAATTGGAATTGCAAGCATTAGCCGACGAACACCCAGACAGTGCTTTTATTGCGGCGGTTTGCCAGAAAAAATAA
- the gatC gene encoding Asp-tRNA(Asn)/Glu-tRNA(Gln) amidotransferase subunit GatC has product MSLTINDVEKIAKLSRLSLNNTEKNATLEKLNAVFALVEKMQTVNTDGIEPMSHPHEVALRLRDDAVTESDHAAQYQAVAPEVRNRLYIVPQVIED; this is encoded by the coding sequence ATGTCTCTTACCATCAATGACGTAGAAAAAATCGCCAAACTCTCGCGTTTAAGCCTGAATAACACAGAAAAAAACGCCACATTAGAAAAATTAAATGCTGTCTTTGCGCTCGTAGAAAAAATGCAAACCGTGAACACCGATGGCATTGAACCCATGTCTCATCCACATGAAGTCGCATTGCGTTTGCGCGATGATGCCGTAACCGAATCCGACCACGCCGCCCAATACCAAGCCGTTGCCCCCGAAGTCCGTAACCGCTTATACATTGTGCCACAAGTTATTGAAGATTGA
- a CDS encoding rod shape-determining protein, protein MLDFLNFFTRPFSNDLAIDLGTANTLIYVKNKGIVLNEPSVVAMQLDPTGSGKHITLAVGKDAKKMLGRTPGTIQAIRPMKDGVIADFNVTERMLKEFIRKVNRKRWAAAPRIVICVPCGSTQVERKAIRDSALAAGASDVRLIQEPMAAAIGAGLPIDEPTGSMVVDIGGGTTEVGIISLSGVVYSQSVRVGGDAFDEAIVNYVRRNYGMLVGESTAEEIKKQIGSAFPGMEVTEMEVKGRNLAEGVPRSFTITSNEVLEALADPISQIVQSVRNTLEQTPPELGADIAERGLVLTGGGALLKGFDRLLAEETGLPVTIADDPLTCVARGSGMALDLIGKLNSIFINNP, encoded by the coding sequence ATGCTGGACTTTCTCAACTTTTTTACCCGTCCTTTTTCTAATGATTTGGCGATTGACTTAGGTACTGCCAACACACTGATTTATGTTAAAAATAAAGGTATTGTACTGAACGAGCCTTCTGTTGTTGCCATGCAATTAGACCCCACAGGTAGTGGTAAACACATCACGCTAGCGGTTGGTAAAGATGCAAAAAAAATGCTTGGACGCACACCGGGTACAATTCAAGCGATTCGTCCGATGAAAGATGGCGTGATTGCCGATTTCAACGTTACTGAGCGTATGCTTAAAGAATTTATTCGCAAAGTGAATCGTAAGCGTTGGGCAGCTGCACCACGTATTGTTATTTGTGTACCATGTGGTTCTACGCAGGTGGAGCGTAAAGCGATTCGTGATTCTGCATTGGCAGCAGGTGCATCGGACGTGCGTTTGATTCAAGAGCCGATGGCTGCTGCAATTGGTGCAGGTTTACCGATTGATGAGCCGACTGGTTCTATGGTAGTAGATATTGGTGGTGGTACGACTGAAGTCGGGATTATTTCACTTTCTGGCGTGGTTTATTCGCAATCTGTGCGAGTGGGTGGCGATGCGTTTGACGAAGCCATTGTCAATTATGTACGCCGTAATTATGGTATGTTGGTGGGGGAGTCCACCGCAGAAGAAATTAAAAAACAAATTGGTTCAGCTTTCCCTGGAATGGAAGTAACTGAAATGGAAGTAAAAGGGCGTAATTTGGCGGAAGGTGTGCCGCGTTCGTTTACCATCACATCAAACGAAGTATTGGAAGCTTTGGCCGACCCTATTTCTCAAATTGTGCAATCGGTTCGCAATACGTTGGAACAAACTCCCCCAGAGTTGGGTGCAGATATTGCGGAACGTGGTTTGGTATTGACGGGTGGTGGTGCGTTGCTCAAAGGGTTTGACCGTTTGTTGGCAGAGGAAACAGGTTTGCCTGTAACCATCGCAGATGACCCATTAACGTGTGTGGCGCGTGGTTCGGGTATGGCGTTGGATTTGATTGGCAAACTCAACTCAATTTTTATCAATAATCCATAA
- the mreC gene encoding rod shape-determining protein MreC, with protein sequence MFNQFSFSRRNVLSPANKLIILVSCSVLLLMLDHHYSGVGKGKKYAAILLYPMQWISNKPVQLYDYVNNLFQSQDYLLKENQRLTADNARLKMQERQVILQTRELAELKNLAQLQQLGLKSNTTAEVVSAGDDPMSDHVVINKGTQDNVVLGDAVVDESGLIGQITEAQHLNAKVSLITDNNIVIPVMVERTGVRTLVYGGGGMLSLRYFPTDADLQPDDVLLTSGLDSVYPVGIPVARVVQTSRNAGTPYYKVILQPSAALRSSKYVLVLPQKAPMQPENMAASDAAPLTASSPN encoded by the coding sequence ATGTTCAATCAATTTTCATTTTCACGCCGTAATGTGCTGTCGCCAGCGAATAAATTAATCATACTGGTTAGCTGTTCTGTGCTTTTATTGATGCTAGACCACCATTATTCGGGTGTGGGCAAAGGCAAAAAATATGCCGCAATTTTATTGTATCCAATGCAATGGATTTCTAATAAACCAGTTCAACTATATGATTATGTAAATAATTTATTTCAATCGCAGGATTATTTGCTGAAAGAAAATCAACGTTTAACTGCCGACAACGCGCGTTTAAAAATGCAAGAGCGACAAGTGATTTTGCAAACGCGTGAATTGGCTGAATTAAAAAATTTAGCACAATTGCAACAGCTTGGTTTGAAAAGCAATACCACTGCTGAAGTGGTTTCTGCTGGTGATGACCCAATGTCTGACCATGTGGTCATCAATAAAGGAACGCAAGATAATGTGGTGTTGGGCGATGCGGTGGTTGATGAAAGCGGTTTGATTGGGCAAATCACGGAAGCACAGCATCTAAATGCGAAAGTGAGCCTGATTACCGACAATAATATTGTTATTCCTGTGATGGTAGAACGTACAGGGGTGCGGACGTTGGTGTATGGTGGCGGTGGTATGTTGTCTTTGCGTTATTTCCCGACCGATGCCGATTTGCAGCCTGATGATGTGCTGCTGACTTCAGGATTGGATAGTGTGTATCCTGTTGGGATTCCTGTGGCGCGTGTTGTACAAACCAGCCGCAACGCAGGTACGCCGTATTACAAAGTGATTTTGCAACCGAGTGCCGCTTTACGCAGCAGTAAATATGTGTTGGTTTTACCACAAAAAGCACCGATGCAGCCTGAAAACATGGCAGCATCTGATGCAGCTCCTTTAACCGCTTCTTCTCCTAATTAA
- the mreD gene encoding rod shape-determining protein MreD has translation MSQLKDFYIRIPKKLIFISFLIALILDFIPVPTTLAWLPDATLLVLIFWLANCPHYINLGMSFIVGLLIDIGTTFSLGGHALAYVLAAYIIIINHRQFGVQNYGFQAVLVLISLLLSELVLMIIQFIDSHRFVGWATFIAPLVGAILWLPLSKLMNSLLHSQRFH, from the coding sequence ATGAGTCAATTAAAAGATTTTTACATACGCATTCCGAAAAAGTTGATATTTATCAGCTTTCTAATTGCGCTTATCTTGGATTTTATACCTGTGCCAACCACATTGGCATGGCTGCCTGATGCCACTTTATTGGTGTTGATTTTTTGGTTGGCGAACTGTCCACATTATATTAATTTGGGTATGTCTTTTATTGTTGGCTTACTCATTGATATTGGGACAACTTTTTCGCTTGGTGGGCACGCGTTGGCTTATGTATTGGCGGCATACATCATCATCATTAATCATCGTCAATTTGGTGTACAAAATTATGGTTTTCAGGCTGTCTTGGTGTTGATTTCGTTGTTATTAAGCGAATTGGTTTTAATGATAATTCAATTTATTGATAGTCATCGCTTTGTGGGCTGGGCAACTTTTATTGCGCCTTTGGTTGGGGCAATTTTGTGGTTGCCTTTGAGTAAATTAATGAACAGTTTATTGCATTCACAACGGTTTCACTGA